In one Elusimicrobiota bacterium genomic region, the following are encoded:
- a CDS encoding carboxypeptidase regulatory-like domain-containing protein, whose translation MLKRWIVKGKWTDRKMERWLDGKWNLTIFPFIIYLSISLSLYLSTCLYGASGEGSLTVSPDAFTVGSCLPGGTTFTFTVGPSSITVGGQVLIAIPGDWPLQSIDESGNGYVSINTVTTDAEAVEFSVTTDTSTSNILVEVTAGTVNPGQQIYINYKNFQVPYCAQQNIKLPIFSCSDSESKLGEISALPIVNINPGLPEYISFENYGLTIKKDTASPTIKLTVRDIYWNITKATATITVSLTGRFYNSISGNYETDTTAKFSTTADFLSEVTSIVVPVDSSEAIFYYKTSKTGSVTTEISYYLNYEKINSLWLNVIETGISNAKIHTGDFANITQITITPDGDNINDRAYIDFTLPENLSWQVIIATSTDFALPLWTYYGSGVPLPGQVTWEGWLSYYDHQLNYWRYEKAPNGTYKIRIQVSGAGIVDDTLSVTVQTLEISGRVIDEGGVGISGVWVNAWGPSCSYTQTDTNGYYKVSGLRSGKYNLNFYKYGYPSKNLSNIDAGSTVADVKLEKPGILKINATRTLSATAVDPENWGGINVYGPAGYYWGTLHFAEEVSISDNGIWSTDISKNYLINNGTDTIGGKWTVIFVAPGTYDLRADLWGYGYIEKKGISISAGQITEITDISFVRKKSITGVIRLSEPSAETWGTWVSVEAIPSGYSYGTAWGGCNIPQGATTGNYTIFGVEAGNYTLKAFAPGYKKGTTTVTILTTDDTVTAAEIVLTTGGQLTGTVTVIGDTTDPALGFSAPYTLYLNAWSPESYSYGWTQVQIAQHPTSADSNFTIRGLEDGTYFVSSYLQGFELDNSLGFCGTKATVSNGTGSVDLIFRRYSGRVTAKFIVPGNDYTNLRVNFNAPGCSLNDISIPDGSFTSPPVGSGYCSIEGIYLLSGMQKSKSVMAVNGQTRDAGSIDLTGETYSVSGEVKIDTKNPPPKPFDDLSIIVSSAAAVSAYNPARVYIEGSGGSIKGTAVDGGSSSGKSFNIGPSGTFTLSGLEPGVHTLVFPSLELDGNWDNGKEIYEQRQRIVVDKDITGIEIELSGGYSVSGSVYLPEGEPAVTREFRLEVRKGWNYLTGVRVNFLNSNSASYEVKNLPPGEYTFSINDWGYWDSTAQIYRPKQYASASVNVTVEGSNVSGKDLRLKKGGNIKFKLKDKDSGTVITPQNATQMLPSNFSIDACANPWVEGGWSSLSSISATAEEFKIECLPETSYDLILKQDKYGFGIMGSAYGGSQVNYAQVTISSIKVKEAQTTDLGTIELRQGLSISGTVKDKNGNPLPNIPVVANPSLTNEWQSELQAVTDTTGKYTITGIDPDIPYYDIIACPRMIGECGYFFGFGGITYGEKVRPMVKIKETAAVDFILEEAFGSVKGKVITEDTGKPPVSIEEDEMGAMVFMQLENTIPRTNPIGDIMAAVEFDGSFKIEALPKGTYNLLVVVPGYSSVSKTVTVEDKEVDLGTLTLKVGAKISGEIKKPDGKRPSKDELDIIVAATDDMADILVGQLKKTGNEITGYELSGFQAGKSYNILFILPEGFELVPAVCGFTVAYSSYVNTNYNLEYKPVKPVVFSRATRAGNKFTIYFELTSALRNTMPSDNDLSQIITIVSGNGELSDRYLAPNRKALSCIYTAPSSENRFVLKIKGYSRIINPETGTEFEIDEPFEYYCGIGAKNRIRISNLRGGKITLEGDASNVQFLSGAFEVTSSTITLYVEFTKAETYEELKVTQSPTKGAPGFVIPRGAPAYSGNTYKAMETLKTVGISPFSSFYEIMLPAGISRVLKKDAKLSLQYSSVTVSDPTELNVYYYDEQNNVYLLEKKNKTVDTAANTITVSVNHASVFVLLKSNLQTIVGNTYTGTEVIVYNFPNPFNLVSKTKNLTHSSQQITTKGTVIKYAIPPDYGNVDVKITIYNIVGELIREIEEGIKSGGYYYYTEWNGENDYQKEVASGVYLGKLEVGEHKHKFFKLAVIK comes from the coding sequence ATGTTAAAAAGATGGATAGTAAAAGGCAAATGGACAGATAGAAAGATGGAAAGATGGCTAGATGGAAAGTGGAACCTAACAATCTTTCCATTTATTATCTATCTTTCTATCTCTCTATCTCTCTATCTATCTACCTGCCTTTATGGTGCAAGTGGTGAAGGTAGTTTAACAGTTTCGCCGGATGCGTTCACTGTAGGTAGTTGTTTACCCGGCGGGACAACATTTACATTCACAGTTGGGCCGAGTAGTATTACAGTCGGCGGACAAGTGCTTATTGCTATTCCAGGAGATTGGCCGCTGCAATCTATTGATGAATCAGGCAATGGCTATGTTTCTATAAACACAGTTACAACGGATGCAGAGGCAGTAGAATTTTCAGTAACGACTGATACTTCAACTTCAAATATCCTTGTTGAAGTTACCGCAGGGACTGTAAATCCTGGTCAACAGATTTATATAAACTACAAAAACTTTCAGGTTCCATACTGTGCGCAACAAAATATTAAACTACCTATTTTTTCTTGTTCTGATTCAGAAAGTAAGTTAGGTGAGATTTCAGCATTACCAATTGTTAACATAAATCCTGGACTACCCGAATACATAAGTTTTGAAAATTATGGGCTTACAATAAAAAAAGATACCGCATCACCTACAATAAAACTTACAGTACGGGATATCTACTGGAATATAACCAAAGCAACTGCAACAATCACTGTCTCACTTACAGGTAGGTTCTATAACAGTATATCTGGAAACTATGAAACTGATACTACTGCAAAATTTTCTACTACTGCAGATTTTTTGTCAGAAGTAACATCTATTGTGGTTCCCGTAGATTCTTCAGAAGCAATATTTTACTATAAAACTTCTAAAACCGGCTCTGTAACCACAGAAATTTCTTATTACCTGAATTATGAAAAAATCAATTCTTTATGGCTAAATGTTATAGAAACCGGGATAAGTAATGCAAAAATACATACTGGCGATTTCGCAAATATAACACAGATAACAATCACACCTGATGGTGACAATATCAACGACCGCGCATATATTGATTTCACTCTACCTGAGAATCTCTCCTGGCAGGTAATAATAGCTACCTCTACTGATTTTGCGTTACCTTTATGGACTTACTATGGTTCTGGAGTGCCCTTACCAGGACAGGTTACCTGGGAAGGCTGGTTATCATATTACGACCATCAGTTGAATTACTGGAGATATGAAAAAGCACCGAATGGAACATATAAAATAAGAATCCAGGTTTCAGGTGCTGGTATTGTTGATGACACTTTATCTGTTACTGTGCAAACATTAGAAATCTCAGGTAGGGTTATTGATGAAGGTGGTGTAGGTATTTCAGGTGTTTGGGTGAACGCCTGGGGCCCTTCGTGTTCATATACTCAAACAGATACAAACGGGTATTACAAAGTTTCAGGATTACGTTCTGGTAAATACAATTTAAACTTTTACAAGTACGGCTATCCGAGTAAAAATCTATCAAATATAGATGCAGGTTCTACCGTTGCAGATGTTAAACTTGAAAAACCGGGAATATTAAAAATCAACGCTACCCGTACTCTTTCTGCTACTGCGGTTGATCCTGAGAACTGGGGTGGTATAAATGTTTATGGTCCAGCTGGTTATTACTGGGGAACATTACATTTCGCTGAAGAAGTCAGTATTTCCGATAACGGTATATGGTCAACAGATATTTCAAAGAATTATTTAATTAACAATGGTACAGATACTATCGGTGGTAAATGGACAGTAATTTTTGTTGCACCCGGAACATATGATTTAAGAGCAGACCTCTGGGGTTATGGTTATATAGAAAAGAAGGGAATTTCTATTTCTGCAGGTCAAATAACAGAAATTACAGATATAAGTTTCGTCCGAAAGAAATCTATCACTGGTGTTATTAGATTAAGTGAGCCATCCGCTGAAACTTGGGGAACTTGGGTTTCGGTTGAAGCGATTCCTTCAGGCTATAGTTATGGTACTGCCTGGGGTGGTTGTAATATCCCTCAAGGGGCTACTACCGGGAATTATACCATTTTCGGTGTAGAAGCCGGGAATTATACATTAAAAGCATTCGCACCGGGATATAAAAAAGGGACTACAACAGTTACAATTCTTACTACGGATGATACTGTTACTGCAGCTGAGATTGTTTTAACAACCGGTGGTCAACTTACAGGAACAGTTACTGTTATAGGTGATACTACAGACCCAGCACTTGGCTTCTCTGCCCCTTATACTCTATACCTGAACGCCTGGTCGCCTGAAAGTTATTCTTATGGCTGGACACAGGTTCAGATTGCTCAACACCCTACATCCGCAGATTCAAATTTTACAATCCGTGGGTTAGAAGATGGTACATATTTTGTTTCTTCGTACCTTCAAGGGTTTGAATTAGATAATTCTTTAGGTTTCTGTGGAACAAAAGCAACCGTTTCTAATGGTACAGGGTCAGTCGATTTAATCTTCCGGCGGTATTCTGGTAGAGTTACTGCAAAATTTATCGTTCCTGGAAATGATTACACCAATTTGAGAGTTAATTTTAATGCTCCTGGATGTAGTTTAAATGATATTTCTATACCTGATGGTAGTTTTACAAGTCCACCAGTTGGTTCAGGATATTGCAGCATAGAAGGTATTTATTTACTTTCTGGAATGCAAAAAAGTAAATCAGTAATGGCGGTGAATGGTCAAACAAGAGATGCTGGTAGTATTGATTTAACCGGGGAGACATATTCTGTTTCCGGGGAAGTAAAAATAGATACCAAAAATCCGCCTCCAAAACCGTTTGATGACTTATCTATAATTGTTTCTTCAGCAGCTGCTGTAAGTGCATACAACCCTGCAAGGGTTTATATTGAGGGTTCCGGTGGTAGTATTAAGGGTACAGCAGTTGACGGTGGCAGCAGCAGCGGGAAATCGTTCAATATCGGTCCTTCAGGAACATTCACACTCTCTGGTTTAGAACCCGGTGTACATACCCTTGTATTCCCGTCTTTAGAACTGGATGGGAACTGGGATAATGGTAAAGAGATTTATGAACAACGGCAACGAATAGTTGTAGATAAAGATATTACAGGTATTGAAATAGAACTTTCAGGTGGGTATTCAGTCTCCGGTAGTGTTTATCTGCCTGAAGGTGAGCCAGCAGTAACAAGGGAATTTCGGTTAGAAGTCAGAAAAGGATGGAACTATCTAACCGGCGTAAGAGTAAACTTCTTGAATAGCAACTCTGCAAGTTATGAGGTAAAGAACCTGCCACCCGGTGAATACACATTTTCAATAAATGATTGGGGTTACTGGGATAGTACTGCACAGATCTACCGACCGAAACAGTATGCCTCAGCATCAGTAAATGTAACTGTTGAAGGTAGTAATGTTTCCGGTAAAGATTTACGACTAAAAAAAGGTGGGAATATAAAATTCAAACTTAAAGATAAAGATTCAGGAACTGTTATAACACCACAAAATGCAACCCAGATGTTGCCGTCTAATTTCTCAATAGATGCCTGTGCGAATCCCTGGGTTGAAGGTGGGTGGAGCTCACTTTCATCTATTTCAGCCACCGCAGAAGAGTTTAAAATAGAATGTCTACCGGAAACAAGTTATGATTTGATATTAAAGCAAGACAAGTATGGCTTCGGGATAATGGGTAGTGCTTATGGTGGCAGTCAGGTAAATTATGCACAAGTTACTATCTCATCAATAAAAGTGAAAGAAGCCCAGACAACAGATTTAGGGACAATAGAACTAAGGCAGGGCTTAAGTATCTCAGGAACTGTAAAAGATAAAAATGGTAACCCATTACCTAATATCCCTGTTGTTGCTAATCCGTCATTAACAAATGAATGGCAGAGTGAACTTCAAGCGGTTACAGATACAACTGGTAAATATACAATCACAGGAATAGACCCTGATATACCATATTATGATATTATTGCCTGCCCGAGAATGATAGGAGAATGTGGTTATTTCTTTGGTTTTGGCGGTATTACCTACGGTGAAAAAGTAAGACCGATGGTAAAAATAAAAGAAACAGCCGCGGTTGATTTCATCTTAGAAGAAGCATTCGGTTCTGTAAAAGGTAAGGTCATAACTGAGGATACCGGGAAACCGCCTGTATCTATTGAAGAAGATGAAATGGGTGCTATGGTATTTATGCAACTGGAAAATACAATCCCGAGAACAAACCCTATCGGCGATATTATGGCAGCGGTTGAGTTTGATGGCTCCTTCAAGATAGAAGCCTTACCGAAAGGAACCTATAACTTGCTTGTTGTAGTACCCGGATATTCGTCGGTATCTAAAACCGTAACTGTAGAAGATAAAGAAGTAGACCTCGGGACATTAACATTAAAAGTTGGTGCTAAAATATCAGGTGAGATAAAAAAACCTGACGGGAAGAGGCCGTCTAAGGACGAACTTGATATAATTGTAGCAGCAACTGATGATATGGCAGACATACTCGTTGGTCAACTCAAGAAAACAGGGAATGAAATCACAGGATACGAATTGAGCGGTTTCCAGGCAGGTAAGTCCTACAATATATTATTTATACTTCCTGAAGGGTTTGAACTGGTGCCTGCTGTCTGCGGGTTCACTGTTGCATACAGTTCTTATGTTAACACAAATTATAACCTGGAATACAAGCCAGTAAAACCTGTTGTGTTTTCTCGTGCAACACGGGCTGGTAATAAATTTACTATATATTTTGAACTGACAAGCGCGTTAAGGAATACAATGCCTTCTGATAACGATCTATCGCAAATCATAACGATTGTTTCCGGGAATGGTGAGTTATCTGACAGATACCTTGCACCGAATAGAAAAGCGCTCAGTTGTATCTATACCGCACCGAGTTCTGAAAATAGGTTCGTGCTCAAAATAAAAGGTTATTCAAGGATAATCAATCCGGAAACAGGGACTGAGTTTGAGATAGATGAACCATTTGAGTACTATTGCGGTATCGGTGCTAAAAACAGGATTCGGATCTCTAATTTAAGAGGTGGAAAGATTACGCTTGAAGGTGATGCTTCTAATGTACAATTCCTATCAGGTGCGTTTGAGGTTACAAGTTCAACAATAACGCTTTATGTAGAGTTCACAAAAGCAGAGACCTACGAGGAATTGAAAGTAACACAATCACCAACAAAAGGTGCACCAGGTTTTGTAATCCCGAGAGGAGCACCTGCATATTCAGGTAATACTTACAAAGCCATGGAAACATTAAAAACAGTCGGTATTTCGCCATTTTCGTCATTCTATGAAATAATGCTACCAGCAGGTATCTCAAGAGTATTGAAAAAAGATGCGAAATTATCATTACAATACTCCTCCGTAACAGTTTCAGACCCAACAGAGTTGAATGTCTATTATTACGACGAACAAAACAATGTTTATCTGTTAGAAAAGAAAAACAAGACGGTTGATACCGCCGCTAATACAATCACTGTTTCTGTGAACCATGCTTCTGTATTTGTATTACTTAAATCAAACCTACAAACCATAGTAGGCAATACTTACACCGGTACAGAAGTAATCGTCTATAACTTCCCGAACCCGTTTAATCTCGTTTCAAAAACAAAAAATCTAACACACAGCAGTCAACAGATAACCACAAAAGGTACAGTAATAAAATATGCTATACCGCCAGATTATGGTAATGTTGATGTAAAAATTACGATTTACAACATTGTTGGTGAATTGATAAGAGAAATTGAAGAAGGTATAAAATCAGGCGGATATTACTATTATACCGAGTGGAATGGTGAAAACGATTACCAGAAAGAGGTCGCATCAGGTGTCTATCTCGGCAAACTTGAAGTAGGTGAGCATAAACATAAATTCTTTAAACTGGCAGTAATAAAATAG
- a CDS encoding FecR family protein, protein MKKILSVLISVLFLSADISGLYAEAKIDSISGDVTVNTIAALVGQQLNINDVIKTAAESNSVIMINDHKVTVSEKTEITISELTEETSLVEILVGKLRAVVKELKAKQKFEIKTPTAICAVRGTEFMVEVFADGKTVIEVYEGLVGARNIQGIGDEVAIYGNQKTEVLLNQAPSRPESIIREAPAEKVKIDKSEIKKEVGLLMTKEQVQSAAAEELRLAEYQEGKTLIDVYGKRIRLEEYIMRPAKDQFKLVVLNDREDRFDYFYYKGEFNKDLPDDLSVALKDMNGKLGDTAPDYYLTEYEKVFSNTQDSAKDTATGGHLVKITYNIDGTFTLTDSVSATNTKTVNAADTTNGAYEPVSDTFDTTKTTALDLATYNTENDKFETFSAGQTFWKTRFNTYEHTINDIKKQFYLRTDTTKNVLVADLDGNWIYPAKDPTGKTVYGEWGVAKTDSSYPDGDIFHNRIRITYLDDTFEQYDSYIISDDGKIANFSDFNNITTGTDYKKELLKWNYQQVLTATEFGERKIDLVVEPKIFIKSGLIR, encoded by the coding sequence ATGAAAAAGATTTTATCAGTGTTAATTAGTGTATTGTTTTTATCAGCGGACATCAGCGGTCTTTATGCAGAGGCAAAAATTGATTCTATTTCTGGCGATGTAACTGTTAACACTATCGCTGCACTCGTCGGGCAGCAGTTAAACATAAATGATGTAATAAAAACAGCAGCAGAATCAAATTCCGTGATTATGATAAATGACCACAAGGTTACTGTTTCTGAAAAAACAGAAATAACAATCTCAGAACTTACAGAAGAGACTTCGTTGGTAGAAATCTTGGTAGGTAAACTTCGTGCGGTTGTTAAAGAACTTAAAGCGAAACAGAAATTTGAGATAAAAACACCAACAGCGATCTGTGCGGTAAGAGGAACGGAGTTTATGGTTGAAGTTTTTGCTGATGGAAAGACTGTGATTGAGGTCTATGAAGGGCTTGTTGGTGCAAGAAATATTCAGGGGATTGGTGACGAGGTTGCTATCTATGGGAACCAGAAGACAGAGGTGCTGCTGAATCAAGCACCTTCTCGGCCTGAAAGTATAATAAGAGAAGCACCTGCTGAAAAAGTAAAAATTGATAAATCCGAAATAAAAAAAGAGGTTGGGCTCCTGATGACAAAAGAGCAGGTTCAATCAGCTGCAGCGGAAGAACTCCGACTTGCGGAATATCAAGAAGGTAAAACGCTTATTGATGTTTATGGTAAACGAATTCGTCTTGAGGAATACATTATGCGGCCTGCGAAAGACCAGTTCAAACTTGTGGTATTAAACGATCGTGAGGATAGGTTTGATTATTTTTATTACAAAGGGGAATTCAACAAAGATTTACCAGACGACTTAAGTGTTGCATTAAAAGATATGAACGGTAAACTCGGCGATACTGCCCCGGATTATTATCTCACCGAATATGAAAAAGTATTTTCCAACACTCAGGACTCAGCCAAAGATACTGCTACCGGTGGCCATCTTGTAAAAATTACATACAACATAGACGGTACATTCACGCTTACTGATAGTGTTTCTGCTACAAATACAAAAACGGTGAATGCTGCGGATACAACTAACGGTGCTTACGAGCCTGTTTCAGATACATTTGATACAACGAAAACAACTGCTTTGGATTTAGCTACCTACAACACTGAGAATGATAAATTTGAAACTTTCTCTGCAGGACAGACATTCTGGAAGACAAGATTTAATACCTACGAGCATACGATAAATGATATAAAGAAACAGTTTTATCTACGAACTGATACAACAAAAAATGTTCTCGTCGCAGATCTGGACGGGAATTGGATTTATCCTGCGAAAGATCCAACCGGTAAAACGGTTTACGGTGAATGGGGCGTGGCGAAAACGGACTCCTCATATCCTGATGGTGATATTTTTCATAACAGGATAAGAATCACATATCTTGACGATACTTTTGAACAGTATGATAGTTACATAATTTCAGATGATGGCAAGATAGCAAATTTTTCAGATTTTAATAATATAACTACGGGGACTGATTACAAAAAAGAACTTCTGAAATGGAACTACCAGCAGGTTTTAACCGCGACAGAATTTGGAGAAAGAAAAATTGATCTGGTGGTTGAACCAAAAATATTTATCAAATCCGGACTCATAAGATAA